The DNA segment GGCGACGATCTGCACTGCACGGTGACGGTCCCGATGACGGCGGCCGCACTCGGTACGAAGGTGCCGCTGGAGACGCTGGACGCGCTGGAGGAGGTCGACATCCGGCCGGGCACGCAGTCCGGTCAGTCGATCCCGATGCACCAGCGCGGCATCACGCATCTGCGCGGCGGCGGCCGGGGTGACCTGATCGTGCACGTCGAGGTGCTCACCCCGACGAAGATGGACGCCGAACAGGAACGCCTGCTGCGGGAGTTCTCCAAGCTGCGCGGTGAGGAACGGCCTACCGGCCAGTTCCAGCCGGGGCAGCAGGGGTTGTTCTCGCGCCTCAAGGACGCGTTCAACGGGCGGTAGCCCCCGGCGCACTCGCGCCACCGATTCGGTGCGGTGCGGAGGACGTGGCACGATGCGGTCATGTCCTCCGCACTCGCCGATCTCTGCCGATATCCGATCGTGCAGGCCCCCATGGCGGGCGGTGCTTCGGGCCCGCAGCTCGCCGCAGCCGTCTCCGAGGCCGGTGGTCTCGGGTTCCTCGCCGCCGGGTACAAAACCGCGGACGGCATGTACGAGGAGATCAAGCAGCTGCGCGGGCTGACCTCGCTGCCCTTCGGTGTGAACCTGTTCATGCCGCAGCCCGAGAACGCCGATCCGGCCGCCATCGAGGTCTACAGCCACCAGCTCGCCGGTGAGTCCACCTGGTACGAGACGCCCCTCGGCGACGTCCACGGCAGCTCGGACGACGGGTACGAGGCGAAACTCGCCATCCTGCTCGACGACCCGGTGCCCGTGGTCTCCTTCACCTTCGGCTGTCCCTCCCGCGATGTGCTCGACGCCTTCGACCGGGTCGACACCTTCACCATCGTCACCGTCACCACCGCCGAGGAGGCCCAGGCCGCCCAGTGGTGCGGCGCCGACGCGGTCTGTGTGCAGGGCATCGAGGCGGGCGGTCACCAGGGCACGCACCGCGACGACCCGCAGAACGACGGCACGGGCATCGGTGTGCTCTCGCTCATCACCCAGGTCCGGGAGACCGTGCAGCTGCCGGTCGTCGCGGCGGGCGGGATGATGCGCGGCTCGCAGATCGCGGCGGTGCTCGCGGCGGGCGCGGACGCGGCGCAGCTCGGTACGGCCTTCCTGGTGTGCCCCGAGTCCGGGGCGAACAGGCTGCACAAGCAGGCCCTGACCAACCCGCTCTTCGTCCGCACGGACCTCACCCGCGCGTTCAGCGGGCGCCCGGCGCGCGGTCTCGTCAACCGGTTCATGCGCGAGCACGGTCCGTACGCCCCCGCCGCCTATCCGCAGGTGCACCACCTCACCGCGGGGCTGCGCAAGGCCGCGGCCGGGGTGGGCGACGCCCAGGGCATGGCGCTCTGGGCCGGCCAGGGCCACCGCCTCGCCCGTGAGCTGCCCGCCGGACAGCTGGTCGAGGTGCTGGTCGCCGAACTGGAAGCGGCCCGCGCGTCGTTGGCCGAAGGCGGCGCGTCGTGACCGCGCCGGTCTTCGTCGTCGACGCGGTACGCGGCTTCGATCCGGCCCCCGGCTCCCGATTCGTCCTGGACGGTCCCGAGGGCCGGCACGCGGTGTCCGTGAAGCGGCTGCGGGCGGGCGAGGAGGTCGTACTGACCGACGGCGCGGGCCGCTCGGCGCGGTGCGTGGTCCTGTCGGCCGAGGGCAAGGACCGGCTGGAGGTCCGGGTGGACACGTGCGCCGAGGATCCGCCGCCCGTACCCCGGATCACCGTCGTACAGGCGCTGCCCAAGGGCGATCGCGGTGAGGTCGCCGTCGAGACCATGACGGAGACCGGCGTCGACGTGATCGTGCCGTGGCAGGCGTCGCGCTGCATCACCCAGTGGCGGGGCGACCGTGGCGCCAAGTCCCTCGCCAAGTGGCGCAGTACGGCACGCGAGTCGGGCAAGCAGTCCCGCCGGACCCGCTTCCCCGAGATCACCGACGCGCTGAGCACCAAGCAGGTCGCCGCACTTCTCGCGGACGCCGACCTGGCCGGGGTGCTGCACGAGGACCAGGAGTACGGCAGCGAGCCACTGGCCGCGGCCGAACTCCCCGCGCGGGGCGAGATCGTGCTGGTCGTCGGCCCCGAAGGGGGAGTGTCGCCGGACGAGCTCGCGGCCTTCACGGCGGCCGGGGCCGGGGTGTACCGGCTGGGACGCAGCGTGCTGCGTACCTCGACGGCGGGGACGGCCGCGGGAGCGCTGCTGCTGGCCCGGACGGGCCGCTGGGGCTGAGCGGCCCCGCAGCCCCGGTCCGGATCCCGGCCCGGCCGGCCACCCGCGAGAGTGAAGTGGGCGCGAAAGGAGTGCACATCGGCCCCTTTCAGTGGGACCCTGCCGCTTATGGGCGCATTGAGACACGTATCGAGGCGCGTACGGTACCGGTCGGTTCTCGCGGCAGTCGGCGCTGTCTGTACGGCAGTTGCGGGCGTCGCGGCCTGCGATCCGGTCGACGGGATGAACACGGCGTCCGTCGCCTACACCACCGACCGCACCGCCACCAGCGCCCTGGATCACCACGGTGTCGGCGTCGACTGGCTGACCTGCACGGCCGACGCCGCGGCCGCCTCACCCGCGCCCACCGCCGCCCCGCGTGACGTGGCACAGGTCGACTGCCGGGGCAGGACCAAGGACAAGAAGGACATCACCGTCAAGGGCAGGGTCACCAGGACCGTCGACGGGCGGTGCGTACGGGGCAATCTGACCAGCACGGTCGGCGGTGAACTGGCCTTCACCGCCACACTGCTGGGCAACTGCGCGGCCCCGCCCCCGGACGCCGGTATCCCCGCGCCGGGGCACGTCGGCGACGGCGGCGTGCGGCCGACGGCGACCGTGACAGTGACCGCCACCGTGACGCAGTACCCGGGCAAGTAGCCGAGCAACAGCCCGCCCGGGAGCCGGACAGCGAGCCGGACAGCCCACCCCCGGGGGCGCCCTTAGGTATCCCGGCTAGGTATCCCGTCCGTGGATTTAGGTGTACGGATCTTCTCTCCAGGCCCGCGCGTGGCGGGCTTTCGCCGGTCAGAGTGGGGGCATGGCTGCTCTTCCCGAATCGGACGTCCTTCCCGGGCCGGAGCTCGGTGCGCTCGCCGAAGCCCTTGCCGTCACCCGCCTCGTGACCCTCACCGGCCCCGGCGGCGTCGGCAAGTCACGGCTGGCCACCCGGCTCAGCGAGACCACAGGCCCACCCGTGTACTGGGTCGACCTCTCCGGCTGCCCGGACGCCGCGCTCGTCCCGTACATGGTGGCCACCGCGCTGAACGCCGTACCCCCGCCCGGCTCCGACCCGGTGCGCACGGTGCTCGACCTGTTCGCCCACAGCCGGGGGCTGCTCGTCCTGGACACCTGCGAACACGTGCTGACGGGCTGCGCCTATCTCGTCGGCAGGCTGCACGACACCTGTCCCGCGCTCCGGATCCTGACCACCAGCCGCAAACCGCTCGACGTACCGGGCGAACACCTGGTGGAGGTCGCGCCGCTGCCCCGCGAACGGACCGCCGGGCTGCTCCAGGAGCACGCCGCCGCATACGGTGTCGAGCTGCCCGACTACTGGGCCGGGCGCCTGGCCGGCGAGCTCGACGGCGATCCGCTCTCCACCGTGCTCGCCGCCCGGAGCCTGCGGCAGATGACCGCCCAGCAGCTGTACGGCGCACTCCGCGCGCCCGGCGGGCGGTTCACCGTCCTCACCGAAGGACCCGGCGACCCGGCCAGGCACCGCACGCTGCTGGAGGCCGTCGAGTGGAGCCACGAGCTGTGCAGCAGGGCCGAACGGCTGCTCTGGGCGCGGCTGTCGGCGTTCACCGGTGACTTCACCGCCGAGCAGGTCCGTACGGTCTTTCCCGACGGATCCTCGCTCGCGTCGCTGGTGAGCTCGTCGGTGGTGCTCGCCCGGAGCGACGGGACGTACCGGCTGCCGCTGGCGCACAGGGAGTACGGACAACTCAGGCTCGCCGGGCTGGGCGACGCCCTAGGGTGATCCTTGTGACGCAGCCTTCCTATCTCCGGTTTCCGCATGTCCAGGGCGATCTGATCGCCTTCACCGCAGAGGACGACGTCTGGATGGCCCCGCTCGACGGTGGCCGTGCCTGGCGTGTCAGCGCCGACAACAGCCCCGTCAACCATCCCCGGATATCGCCCGACGGCCGCTGGGTCGCCTGGACCTCCACCAGGGACGGGGCGCCCGAAGTGCATCTCGCCCCGGCCGACGGCGGCCCCTCCAGGCGTCTGACGTACTGGGGCGACGCACGGACGTCCGTCCGGGGCTGGACCCCGGACGGCGAGGTGCTCGCCATCAGCACCCACGGCCAGGTCTCGCTGCGGCGCAGCTGGGCGCGGGCCGTCCCGGTCGACGGCGGCCCGGCACGGACCCTGCCGTACGGGCCGGTCGGCTCCCTCGCGTACGGGCCGGACGGGCGGGTGCTGCTCCTCTCGGCGACGATGGGCCGCGAGGCCGCCAGCTGGAAGCGGTACCGGGGCGGCACCGCGGGCAAGCTGTGGACCGGTGAGACCGGCGGCGACTTCGTACGGCTCCACGCCGGCCTCGACGGGAACATCGAGTGCCCGCTGTGGGTGGGCGACCGGGTGGCGTTCCTCTCCGACCACGAAGGCGTCGGCGCGCTCTACTCCTCGCTCCCGGACGGCACGGAGCTGCGCAGGCACACCGCGGCCGACGGGTTCTACGCGCGCCAGGCCACCACCGACGGCACCCGGGTCGTCTGCATGGCGGCCGGTGAACTGTGGATCGTCGACGACCTGGAAGGCGCTGAGCCCCGCCGGATCGACGTCCGCCTCGGCGGCCAGCGCGCCGACCTCCAGCCCCACTCCGTGCGCGCCGGGCACCACATCGGCGCGGCCTCCCCGGACCGTACCGGCCGCGGCAGCGCCGTCGAGTCGCGTGGCGCCGTGCACTGGGTCACCCACCGCGAGGGCCCGGTCCGTGCGCTGGCCGCCGAGCCGGGCGTCCGGGCGAGGCTGCCCCGCACCTTCCGGGCCGACGGCGCCGAGCAGGTCGTCTGGGTCACCGACGCGGAGGGCGAGGACGCCCTGGAGTGCGCGCCCGCGACCGGCGCCGCCCCGGCCGCGGCCCCGCGCCGCATCGCCCAGGGGCGCATCGGGCGGGTGCTCGGGCTCGCCGCGGCGCCGGACGGCAGCCGGTTCGCCGTCGCCGCGCACGACGGGCGGGTGCTGGTCGTCGAGCGCGAGTCCGGCGATGTGCACGAGGTGGACCGCAGTGCGGACGGCGACGTCTCGGGCCTGGTCTTCTCGCCCGACTCCGCCTGGCTGGCCTGGTCGCACCCCGGCCCCGAGCCGCTGCGCCAGCTCAAGCTCGCGCACCTCGCCGACCTCTCCGTGTCCGAGGCGACCCCGCTGCGCTTCCGGGACTTCGACCCGGCCTTCACCACCGACGGCAAACACCTCGCC comes from the Streptomyces sp. NBC_01471 genome and includes:
- a CDS encoding nitronate monooxygenase, which codes for MSSALADLCRYPIVQAPMAGGASGPQLAAAVSEAGGLGFLAAGYKTADGMYEEIKQLRGLTSLPFGVNLFMPQPENADPAAIEVYSHQLAGESTWYETPLGDVHGSSDDGYEAKLAILLDDPVPVVSFTFGCPSRDVLDAFDRVDTFTIVTVTTAEEAQAAQWCGADAVCVQGIEAGGHQGTHRDDPQNDGTGIGVLSLITQVRETVQLPVVAAGGMMRGSQIAAVLAAGADAAQLGTAFLVCPESGANRLHKQALTNPLFVRTDLTRAFSGRPARGLVNRFMREHGPYAPAAYPQVHHLTAGLRKAAAGVGDAQGMALWAGQGHRLARELPAGQLVEVLVAELEAARASLAEGGAS
- a CDS encoding 16S rRNA (uracil(1498)-N(3))-methyltransferase, with translation MTAPVFVVDAVRGFDPAPGSRFVLDGPEGRHAVSVKRLRAGEEVVLTDGAGRSARCVVLSAEGKDRLEVRVDTCAEDPPPVPRITVVQALPKGDRGEVAVETMTETGVDVIVPWQASRCITQWRGDRGAKSLAKWRSTARESGKQSRRTRFPEITDALSTKQVAALLADADLAGVLHEDQEYGSEPLAAAELPARGEIVLVVGPEGGVSPDELAAFTAAGAGVYRLGRSVLRTSTAGTAAGALLLARTGRWG